In Nitratireductor basaltis, the following are encoded in one genomic region:
- a CDS encoding ChbG/HpnK family deacetylase, whose translation MSGEKTFLPHLDDVGATAGSVIAWKALREAGTVTSASVMVPCPYYPMAVEDFQADPAQDLGIHITLTSEWSRYRWRPLIGNVGGLCDADGYFHRRPQDVLTHADPIAVEEEMQAQIERAFQDGIKPTHIDAHMGTAFLTPFMDGLWKLAERYQLAVPFCRDSSALFKAVRAEDADLGLYRELTAQADAAGEIVFDSFQIGFTPQNHPADVFFAEMLGQAPGGLHWLALHANAPDDTAHFAPHMVWPRTQEHALFSAPESRKVFAGSRLVNWHALGPKRGARACAC comes from the coding sequence ATGAGCGGCGAGAAGACATTCCTGCCGCATCTCGATGATGTCGGCGCAACTGCCGGCTCCGTGATTGCATGGAAGGCGCTGCGCGAGGCAGGAACCGTCACCAGCGCGTCCGTGATGGTGCCATGCCCCTACTACCCCATGGCGGTTGAGGACTTCCAGGCGGACCCCGCACAGGATCTGGGCATCCATATCACCCTGACATCCGAATGGAGCCGTTATCGCTGGCGCCCGCTGATCGGGAATGTCGGAGGCCTGTGCGATGCGGATGGTTATTTCCACCGCCGTCCGCAGGATGTGCTGACGCATGCCGATCCGATTGCCGTGGAAGAGGAGATGCAGGCGCAGATAGAGCGTGCATTTCAGGACGGGATCAAGCCGACCCATATCGATGCGCATATGGGCACCGCGTTTCTTACGCCCTTCATGGACGGGTTGTGGAAGCTCGCCGAGCGATATCAGCTTGCCGTCCCTTTCTGCCGTGACAGTTCCGCCCTGTTCAAGGCGGTACGCGCGGAAGATGCCGATCTCGGACTATATCGGGAACTGACTGCCCAGGCCGATGCTGCAGGCGAGATCGTCTTTGACAGCTTCCAGATCGGTTTCACGCCGCAGAATCATCCCGCTGATGTGTTCTTTGCCGAGATGCTGGGCCAGGCACCGGGTGGCCTACACTGGTTGGCACTTCACGCCAATGCGCCGGATGATACGGCGCATTTCGCGCCGCATATGGTGTGGCCACGCACGCAGGAACACGCCTTGTTCTCCGCTCCCGAAAGCCGCAAAGTCTTTGCCGGCAGCCGTCTCGTCAACTGGCATGCCCTTGGCCCCAAGCGTGGAGCGCGTGCATGCGCCTGTTGA
- a CDS encoding TRAP transporter large permease: MGGFAFAIKGLAVFWGFLILLGIGVPVFYAMIGAGVFQLWQIDRMAFLGMQVNRVYSGISSFPIMAVPFFILAGEIMNSGMVTRALVDFSRAMLGHIRGGLAHVNIAASVLFAGLSGSAVADTSALGSMLIPAMEKNGYSRKFAAAITAASSVIGPVIPPSGLMVLYAFVMNVDVARMFLGGIIPGLMLAGSLMVVTAFMAKRYDFPVANERMAWSQRGRAGLRAFFPLLTPVILLGGILSGYFTPTEAAAVAVAYALFLNIAVKIAHRMGLLDEDGFGLRAFIGILRRTAIQSGVVLLLVGVATGFSQIVAIAGVPATLTNMMLTVSDNIIVFLLMVNIFLFIVGMVLDAGPAILILGPILAPAAAAYGMDPVHFAVMMCLNVTVGLATPPMGLVLFVATSISGARFADIVRAIIPFLIAEVLVILLVAYVPIFTLGLPWLWDNWGNLFSGG; encoded by the coding sequence ATGGGTGGTTTCGCCTTCGCGATCAAAGGACTGGCGGTCTTCTGGGGCTTCCTCATCCTTCTGGGGATCGGCGTTCCGGTATTCTATGCCATGATCGGTGCCGGGGTTTTCCAGCTCTGGCAGATCGACCGCATGGCGTTCCTCGGCATGCAGGTGAACCGGGTCTATTCCGGCATTTCCTCATTCCCGATCATGGCGGTGCCCTTCTTCATCCTTGCTGGCGAGATCATGAATTCGGGCATGGTCACGCGCGCCCTCGTTGATTTCTCGCGCGCCATGCTTGGCCATATCCGTGGCGGACTGGCTCACGTGAATATCGCCGCCAGCGTTCTGTTCGCCGGACTCTCAGGCTCGGCCGTGGCCGACACGTCGGCGCTTGGCTCCATGCTGATCCCGGCCATGGAAAAGAACGGCTATTCGCGCAAGTTTGCAGCGGCAATCACTGCGGCAAGCTCGGTCATCGGGCCGGTCATCCCGCCATCGGGCCTGATGGTGCTCTATGCGTTTGTCATGAATGTCGATGTCGCGCGCATGTTTCTGGGCGGTATCATCCCCGGCCTGATGCTGGCGGGGTCGCTGATGGTCGTGACCGCCTTCATGGCCAAGCGATACGATTTCCCTGTCGCCAATGAGCGCATGGCGTGGAGCCAGCGCGGTCGGGCAGGACTGCGGGCCTTCTTTCCGCTGCTCACACCGGTAATTCTTCTGGGGGGCATTCTTTCAGGCTATTTCACGCCCACAGAAGCGGCGGCTGTGGCCGTTGCATATGCGCTGTTTCTGAACATCGCGGTCAAGATCGCCCATCGCATGGGCCTGCTTGACGAAGACGGTTTCGGGCTGAGAGCATTTATCGGCATTCTGCGGCGCACGGCCATCCAGTCGGGTGTGGTGCTGCTTCTGGTCGGCGTGGCCACCGGGTTCAGCCAGATCGTCGCCATTGCTGGTGTTCCTGCCACGCTGACGAACATGATGCTGACCGTCTCGGACAACATCATCGTCTTCCTGCTCATGGTGAACATCTTCCTGTTCATCGTCGGCATGGTGCTTGATGCGGGGCCGGCGATCCTGATCCTCGGGCCAATCCTTGCACCGGCTGCTGCTGCCTATGGCATGGATCCGGTGCACTTCGCCGTCATGATGTGCCTCAATGTCACGGTGGGTCTGGCGACACCGCCCATGGGGCTGGTGCTGTTCGTCGCCACTTCGATTTCCGGAGCGCGCTTTGCCGATATCGTGCGCGCCATCATCCCGTTCCTAATCGCCGAGGTCCTGGTCATCCTGTTGGTCGCCTATGTGCCGATCTTCACGCTTGGTCTGCCCTGGCTCTGGGACAATTGGGGGAACCTGTTTTCCGGCGGCTGA
- the dctP gene encoding TRAP transporter substrate-binding protein DctP, producing the protein MKFLKHALAASALALGLASGASAQEEPEFKLVTPLATGEDNYNYQAMQAFRNHVFNKSNGRVDIEIYTGGTLCASGRECFEGMQAGLVDIYQSNFGEPGNLWPAFAGLDLPYMLRDDQVAECVFDDEEFMATLRQGMMEQTGNIRLMVISNSGGWRNFATTNKPILKPEDVKGMKLRTIPAEIQQELVRQLGGAPTGISWPEVYTSLATGVVEGTKNGITDIVTMNFHEHLKHITLDGHAYMGGTWFINNDKFMAMDEDLRKIVFEGFEVIEQYLRSYPKYHDVKSFKAFTDAGGTIHSLTNEEKAAFREAASGMEEWFTSQDPANQEFLDSYKAAISQCEAAVDEKLQAVVQ; encoded by the coding sequence ATGAAGTTTCTCAAACATGCACTCGCCGCATCCGCACTGGCGCTCGGGCTTGCCAGCGGAGCATCCGCGCAGGAGGAGCCGGAATTCAAGCTGGTCACGCCGCTTGCGACCGGCGAAGACAACTACAACTACCAGGCCATGCAGGCCTTCCGGAACCATGTGTTCAACAAGTCGAACGGTCGCGTGGACATCGAGATCTATACCGGCGGCACGCTTTGTGCTTCCGGCCGCGAATGCTTCGAGGGCATGCAGGCCGGGCTCGTGGACATCTACCAGTCGAATTTCGGTGAGCCGGGCAATCTGTGGCCTGCCTTTGCCGGTCTCGACCTGCCCTATATGCTGCGCGACGATCAGGTTGCCGAATGCGTCTTCGACGATGAAGAATTCATGGCCACCCTGCGTCAGGGCATGATGGAGCAGACAGGCAATATCCGCCTGATGGTCATCTCCAACTCCGGCGGCTGGCGCAATTTTGCCACCACGAACAAGCCGATCCTCAAGCCGGAAGACGTGAAGGGCATGAAGCTGCGCACGATCCCTGCGGAAATCCAGCAGGAGCTGGTACGCCAGCTTGGCGGCGCGCCGACCGGCATTTCATGGCCGGAGGTTTACACTTCGCTTGCGACCGGTGTCGTGGAAGGCACGAAGAACGGCATCACCGATATCGTGACCATGAATTTCCACGAGCATCTCAAGCACATCACGTTGGACGGGCACGCCTATATGGGCGGAACCTGGTTCATCAACAATGACAAGTTCATGGCCATGGACGAGGATCTGCGCAAGATCGTTTTCGAGGGCTTCGAGGTCATCGAGCAGTATCTGCGTTCCTACCCGAAATATCACGATGTGAAGTCCTTCAAAGCCTTCACCGATGCCGGCGGCACGATTCACAGCCTGACCAACGAGGAAAAGGCAGCCTTCCGCGAGGCGGCAAGCGGCATGGAAGAGTGGTTCACCAGCCAGGATCCTGCCAATCAGGAATTCCTCGACAGCTACAAAGCAGCCATTTCGCAGTGTGAGGCCGCTGTCGATGAAAAGCTTCAGGCGGTGGTTCAGTAA
- a CDS encoding GntR family transcriptional regulator yields MSDKTDAKASSSKAGTGTGVELGFTPLYLQVRQKMLDKIIAGTWQPGTALPSEQQLALQMGVSQGTLRKALDALASDRVIVRHQGRGTFVAEHDQRRTLFQFFKIASDSDGRMPPETLFCQVAERAAESEESQALQLAGDKVWHIHRHRALRGRVLLLEDIMVDRDRFPALDDRVPLPNNIYELYERHFAITVAHARERLKAISANEKQAELLGCDVGHALLQIERTATALNGSPIEFRRTLCLTDHYHYSSDLR; encoded by the coding sequence ATGTCCGACAAGACCGATGCCAAAGCATCTTCATCCAAGGCGGGAACAGGCACGGGCGTGGAACTGGGGTTTACGCCGCTTTATCTGCAGGTCCGCCAGAAGATGCTGGACAAGATCATCGCAGGCACCTGGCAGCCCGGCACGGCACTGCCTTCCGAACAGCAACTCGCCCTGCAAATGGGTGTATCGCAGGGGACACTGCGCAAGGCACTAGACGCGCTAGCCTCGGATCGCGTGATCGTCAGGCACCAGGGGCGCGGCACCTTTGTTGCCGAGCATGACCAGCGGCGCACGCTTTTCCAGTTCTTCAAGATTGCCAGTGACAGCGACGGGCGGATGCCGCCGGAAACACTGTTTTGCCAGGTGGCAGAACGTGCGGCCGAATCGGAAGAGAGCCAGGCCCTGCAACTTGCGGGTGACAAGGTTTGGCACATCCACCGGCACCGAGCGCTTAGGGGGCGGGTACTGCTTCTCGAAGATATCATGGTCGACCGGGATCGGTTTCCCGCCCTGGATGACAGGGTGCCGCTGCCTAACAATATCTACGAGCTCTACGAGCGGCACTTCGCCATCACCGTGGCCCACGCACGCGAACGCCTGAAAGCAATCAGCGCAAATGAGAAACAGGCCGAGCTCTTGGGCTGCGATGTGGGGCATGCACTGCTCCAGATCGAACGAACCGCCACGGCGCTGAACGGTTCCCCCATCGAATTCCGCCGCACCCTATGCCTCACGGATCACTATCACTATTCGAGCGATCTCAGATAA
- a CDS encoding L-fucose/L-arabinose isomerase family protein, whose amino-acid sequence MARTYRLFVLGRPTFDVEYARACSAAAIAALRESGIGLVGDGEILFDNASLAAEIEAQGEARADGVVVIQSTFTDAEAICMIAEHFDTPLHIWALPEPRTGGRLRLNAFCGLNLAAHALGLRSKPIVPLYLAADGAGIAYAVEDWLKTQPQPAPAMRPAEPALSREGERGLEALRGMRIGRIGEHPAGFDTCAYDTARLSALADVSVEQIALSHLFDQARAVDDGDVLQTREGLRDVAGLAEVDQAQLDRSLRLRNALDQLKRQGRFDAFAIRCWPETFTEYGGAVCGPVSMMGEKRTPCACEADVYGALSSYLLQTIADAPAFLADIVDMDATTDTTVLWHCGQAPASMASEAEPVSATIHSNRRMPLLFQFALKAGRVTLARISQAGGHQFMVIAGGEMQEAPPSFSGTSGVLKLDRRTAEVRDDLLAAGLEHHIALVYGDHRAALEHVAHELGLPVLDLTQ is encoded by the coding sequence ATGGCTAGGACCTATCGGCTCTTTGTTCTCGGACGCCCGACATTCGATGTCGAATATGCCCGTGCCTGCTCGGCAGCGGCGATCGCAGCACTGCGGGAAAGCGGCATTGGCCTTGTCGGTGACGGAGAAATTCTCTTCGACAACGCTTCGCTCGCAGCGGAAATCGAGGCGCAGGGCGAGGCCCGAGCCGATGGCGTGGTGGTCATCCAGTCCACCTTCACCGACGCCGAGGCAATCTGCATGATCGCGGAACACTTCGACACGCCGCTCCACATTTGGGCGCTGCCCGAACCACGCACCGGCGGGCGCCTGCGCCTCAACGCCTTTTGCGGTCTCAATCTCGCAGCCCATGCCTTGGGCCTCAGATCCAAGCCCATTGTTCCGCTCTACCTCGCGGCTGATGGCGCCGGCATCGCCTATGCAGTGGAAGATTGGCTGAAAACGCAACCGCAACCTGCACCTGCCATGCGCCCGGCTGAACCCGCCTTGTCGCGGGAGGGCGAACGCGGCCTTGAAGCTTTGCGCGGCATGCGCATCGGGCGCATCGGAGAGCATCCGGCAGGTTTCGACACCTGCGCCTATGACACGGCGCGTTTGAGCGCTCTTGCTGATGTCAGCGTGGAGCAGATCGCGCTTTCACATCTCTTCGACCAGGCCCGTGCGGTGGATGACGGTGACGTTCTGCAGACGCGTGAGGGCCTGCGCGACGTCGCCGGTCTCGCCGAAGTCGATCAGGCACAACTCGACCGTTCACTGCGTCTGCGCAATGCCTTGGACCAGCTGAAGCGGCAAGGGCGCTTCGATGCTTTCGCAATCCGCTGCTGGCCCGAAACCTTCACCGAATATGGCGGCGCGGTTTGCGGGCCTGTTTCGATGATGGGCGAGAAGCGTACGCCATGCGCCTGCGAGGCGGATGTCTATGGCGCTCTCAGTTCCTATCTTCTGCAGACCATCGCAGATGCGCCAGCCTTTTTGGCTGATATCGTTGATATGGATGCCACAACCGACACGACGGTTCTCTGGCATTGCGGACAGGCACCCGCCTCCATGGCAAGTGAGGCTGAGCCTGTCTCTGCGACCATACATTCAAACCGTCGGATGCCGCTTCTCTTCCAGTTCGCGCTGAAAGCGGGCCGCGTCACACTGGCGCGCATCAGCCAGGCGGGCGGGCATCAGTTCATGGTCATTGCCGGTGGCGAGATGCAGGAAGCACCACCTTCCTTCTCCGGCACATCCGGCGTTCTGAAACTGGATCGGCGCACCGCTGAAGTGCGTGACGACCTGCTTGCAGCTGGTCTCGAGCACCATATCGCACTCGTTTATGGCGACCACCGTGCAGCGCTTGAACATGTGGCGCACGAGCTCGGTCTCCCCGTATTGGACCTCACGCAATGA
- a CDS encoding Gfo/Idh/MocA family protein: MTVKYAIIGSGMMGQEHIRNLNLVEGAQITAIAEPDAAMRAAAASLVPNEVALFGDFRELLRHSDADAFLVASPNHTHAIILDALIEQKRPILIEKPVVKDWEEARRIAEKAARFQTPIWVAMEYRYMPGVTRLLEDLEAGRAGKLAMVSITERRFPFLQKVGNWNRFNISSGGTLVEKCCHFFDLMRLMIKSEPVRIHAIGGQAINHLDEAYDGRVPDILDHSFTTIEFANGVSAMLELCMFAEGSHFQERVSAIGSTALLEARVPGPGRFEPDGQVKHAEYVVADRAARKEQIEVMKVDPKILAQGDHHGSTYFQHLGFNRLVREGGAPEVSLEDGLKAVAMGLAAQQSIAEKRPVELGCGNWLG, translated from the coding sequence ATGACCGTCAAATACGCCATTATCGGCTCCGGCATGATGGGCCAGGAGCATATACGCAATCTGAACCTCGTGGAGGGCGCGCAGATCACCGCCATCGCCGAACCCGATGCGGCCATGCGCGCGGCGGCAGCCTCGCTGGTGCCAAACGAGGTGGCGCTTTTCGGCGACTTCCGGGAGCTGCTCAGACACAGCGATGCCGACGCTTTTCTTGTAGCTTCCCCCAACCACACCCACGCCATCATCCTCGACGCCCTTATCGAACAGAAACGCCCGATCCTCATCGAGAAGCCGGTGGTGAAGGACTGGGAAGAGGCGCGGCGCATCGCAGAAAAAGCGGCGCGCTTCCAGACCCCGATTTGGGTGGCAATGGAATATCGCTATATGCCGGGCGTTACCCGCCTGCTGGAGGATCTGGAAGCGGGCAGAGCCGGCAAGCTCGCCATGGTCTCCATTACCGAGCGTCGCTTTCCCTTCCTGCAGAAGGTCGGAAACTGGAACCGCTTCAACATCTCCTCCGGCGGCACTTTGGTGGAAAAATGCTGCCACTTCTTCGACCTGATGCGCCTGATGATCAAGTCGGAGCCCGTGCGCATCCATGCCATCGGCGGGCAGGCGATCAACCACCTGGACGAAGCCTATGACGGGCGCGTGCCCGATATCCTCGACCACAGTTTCACGACCATAGAATTCGCCAATGGAGTCAGTGCCATGCTGGAGCTTTGCATGTTTGCCGAAGGCTCCCACTTTCAGGAACGCGTCAGCGCCATCGGCTCCACCGCGCTGCTGGAGGCACGCGTGCCGGGCCCCGGCCGCTTCGAGCCTGATGGCCAGGTCAAACACGCCGAATATGTCGTGGCCGACCGCGCTGCCCGCAAGGAGCAGATCGAGGTCATGAAGGTAGATCCCAAGATCCTCGCCCAGGGCGACCACCACGGCTCCACCTATTTCCAGCATCTAGGCTTCAACCGCCTGGTCCGCGAAGGCGGCGCACCGGAAGTCAGCCTGGAAGACGGGCTGAAAGCAGTCGCCATGGGGCTGGCAGCGCAGCAATCGATTGCGGAGAAAAGGCCGGTGGAACTGGGTTGCGGGAACTGGCTGGGGTGA
- a CDS encoding TRAP transporter small permease — protein sequence MRLLISLISRINRIMSETGVALACLFLVMMTAAVILQVVSREMRAPIGWTEEVALASMVWVSFLVGPWAYRHHQFTRIDVAVEMMSTRSRAILNIMIHLFEAALLVGAIYYSWRFFTGGNSLLPQTTRLVRGLAEPIIGADAAGAIVVKNKYVYFILPAGFTGLLMVALEHLLRTLRALLTGQEEHRNFDLDGTARTPEGDAGGSRSDQTGREG from the coding sequence ATGCGCCTGTTGATCAGCCTCATCTCCCGCATCAACCGGATCATGTCGGAGACAGGTGTCGCGCTTGCCTGCCTGTTTCTCGTGATGATGACGGCCGCCGTCATCCTGCAGGTCGTCAGCCGCGAAATGCGCGCTCCCATCGGTTGGACCGAGGAGGTCGCACTGGCATCGATGGTCTGGGTATCCTTTCTGGTTGGCCCCTGGGCCTACAGGCACCACCAGTTCACGCGCATTGACGTGGCGGTGGAGATGATGTCGACGCGCAGCCGCGCGATCCTCAACATCATGATACATCTCTTCGAAGCCGCCCTGCTTGTCGGTGCGATCTATTACAGCTGGCGCTTTTTCACCGGCGGCAACAGCCTGCTGCCGCAAACGACGCGCCTTGTGCGCGGGCTTGCTGAACCCATTATCGGCGCCGATGCCGCAGGCGCGATCGTGGTGAAGAACAAGTATGTCTATTTCATACTTCCAGCCGGATTTACCGGCCTTCTGATGGTTGCTCTTGAACATCTGCTGCGTACGCTGCGGGCCCTGCTAACCGGCCAGGAAGAGCATCGGAATTTCGACCTGGACGGAACAGCGCGCACGCCTGAAGGTGATGCTGGCGGCAGCCGGTCGGACCAGACCGGCAGGGAGGGCTGA
- a CDS encoding GNAT family N-acetyltransferase: protein MTNHDLRSYRIELLDTERHDRSGFSCGVAAVDNFLKRTARKLSKVNNSRIYVMLDDEDRVIGYYALNAHAVDYTRLPARFARNRPSHGSIPAAFLSMIGVDQRYSGQGLGGELLVDALIRVARAAEHVGIAIVVLDVLDNGQPELVERRSRLYANYGFQPLPSDPMRMFLPVVTIHQLWGEN from the coding sequence GTGACGAACCACGATCTGCGCAGCTACCGGATCGAGTTGCTCGACACGGAGAGACATGACCGCAGCGGTTTCTCTTGTGGCGTCGCGGCAGTCGATAATTTTCTGAAGCGAACAGCACGAAAACTTTCGAAAGTTAATAACTCCCGCATTTATGTGATGCTAGATGATGAGGACAGGGTCATCGGCTACTATGCGCTCAATGCACATGCTGTCGACTATACGCGTCTGCCTGCTCGATTCGCGCGAAACCGTCCCTCGCATGGCAGCATACCAGCGGCATTCCTCTCCATGATAGGTGTTGATCAGCGCTACTCGGGGCAAGGCTTGGGTGGTGAACTGCTGGTCGACGCCCTCATTCGTGTGGCCAGAGCGGCTGAGCATGTGGGTATCGCGATCGTTGTTCTGGACGTTCTGGATAATGGTCAACCGGAACTGGTCGAAAGGCGCAGCAGGCTCTATGCGAATTATGGCTTCCAGCCGCTTCCCTCAGATCCCATGCGGATGTTCTTGCCAGTCGTTACAATTCACCAATTATGGGGCGAAAATTAA
- a CDS encoding tagatose 1,6-diphosphate aldolase: MSLTAGKLWGMRRMADGSGRFKMTAVDQRPPIKNPIAKARGTSEAPYDDVARFKRLLVETLQGESTAMLLDPHYAYPGAVDIMDPRKGLILTLEDSVFGEEPGGRLSSEIDDWSVEKIKRAGGDAVKVLAWYRPDADADICRAQQDFTKRIGEACARYDIPFLFELLVYPLASDAEQTRDYVEMRTKRADHVLQSVEEFAKADYGVDVFKLESPVAAGDLGGDEKQTQSLFDEMGRLTGRPWVMLSAGAGKPEFKTILKHAYAAGASGYLAGRAIWLEAFKAFPDWSEIESGLRGEAVSYMQEINRLTDEAATPWHEHPLHRDQKTVEPGDAGFRSAYAGFGNG; encoded by the coding sequence ATGAGCCTTACGGCTGGCAAATTGTGGGGCATGCGGCGCATGGCCGATGGCAGCGGGCGCTTCAAGATGACGGCGGTCGATCAGCGCCCGCCCATCAAGAACCCGATCGCAAAGGCACGCGGCACATCCGAAGCGCCCTATGACGATGTCGCCCGCTTCAAGCGCCTGCTCGTCGAGACGTTGCAGGGTGAATCTACGGCGATGCTTCTCGACCCTCATTACGCCTATCCTGGTGCCGTGGACATCATGGACCCCCGCAAGGGCCTGATCCTCACCCTTGAGGATTCCGTCTTCGGGGAAGAGCCAGGTGGTCGCCTTTCATCGGAAATCGACGACTGGTCGGTCGAGAAGATCAAGCGGGCCGGTGGCGATGCCGTCAAGGTGCTGGCCTGGTATCGCCCGGATGCCGATGCCGATATATGCCGCGCGCAGCAGGATTTTACCAAACGCATCGGCGAGGCCTGCGCCCGCTACGACATTCCCTTCCTCTTCGAGCTTCTGGTCTATCCTTTGGCCAGTGATGCCGAGCAGACCCGCGACTATGTCGAGATGCGCACCAAACGCGCCGACCACGTGCTTCAAAGCGTGGAGGAGTTTGCAAAGGCGGACTACGGCGTCGATGTCTTCAAGCTGGAAAGCCCTGTTGCTGCCGGTGATCTGGGCGGTGACGAGAAACAGACCCAGTCGCTTTTCGACGAAATGGGACGCCTCACTGGTCGCCCTTGGGTCATGCTGTCTGCCGGTGCCGGAAAGCCGGAATTCAAGACGATCCTGAAGCACGCCTATGCCGCCGGTGCATCCGGCTATCTCGCCGGTCGCGCTATATGGCTTGAGGCCTTCAAGGCCTTTCCCGATTGGTCGGAAATCGAGAGCGGCCTGCGCGGTGAGGCCGTTTCATACATGCAGGAGATCAACCGCCTGACCGACGAGGCGGCCACGCCGTGGCACGAGCATCCCCTTCATCGGGATCAGAAAACGGTGGAACCCGGTGACGCCGGTTTCCGCTCAGCCTATGCGGGGTTCGGGAATGGCTAG
- a CDS encoding DUF1778 domain-containing protein: MRMFADATAEIDERASERMNFRTKPRIKHAIQQAAALSGVDDSVFTMNAAYQSALQTIAAHERTTLQVVDHAAFFEALDTPPAPTEKLRAAYKRHSRRAKSQ, translated from the coding sequence ATGCGCATGTTTGCAGACGCCACTGCTGAGATTGATGAGCGGGCCAGTGAGCGGATGAATTTCCGTACAAAGCCGCGCATCAAGCATGCCATTCAGCAGGCAGCGGCGCTAAGTGGAGTGGATGACAGCGTCTTCACGATGAATGCGGCTTATCAGTCCGCCTTGCAGACGATCGCGGCACATGAGCGGACGACACTACAGGTCGTTGATCATGCAGCCTTCTTTGAGGCGCTGGACACACCGCCCGCGCCGACCGAGAAGTTGCGCGCCGCCTACAAAAGGCATTCTCGAAGAGCCAAGTCTCAGTGA
- a CDS encoding PfkB family carbohydrate kinase, whose amino-acid sequence MARVLTLGMAVLDHVFHLGAFPREGEKYRADAYRTQIGGPATMAALAVRRLGGGASLCARLGDDANSHAIMAELEKAGVDWSPSVIMPGAVAPVSSVYVDEDGERQIVNFRGEGLAVTAAMLGDHQLDGVDAVLVDPRWPEGAERLVSLARKRGIPAVVDAESDLEALDGAMAGATHIAFSTQGLKSFSGEEDVVAGLRYCASRYAAWAGVTHGEKGVIYLDEGAVSHVAAFAVRAVDTLGAGDVWHGAFTLGLAEGRSVFQAVRFANAAAALKCRNGTGPDALPGREETLAMMTGGGAPN is encoded by the coding sequence GTGGCTCGTGTCCTGACACTCGGTATGGCGGTTCTGGATCATGTCTTTCACCTCGGCGCGTTTCCGCGCGAAGGCGAAAAATACCGCGCCGATGCCTATCGAACCCAGATTGGCGGACCTGCCACCATGGCCGCACTGGCCGTTCGCCGACTTGGCGGCGGTGCCAGCCTTTGCGCGCGTCTTGGCGACGATGCCAATTCGCACGCCATAATGGCTGAGCTGGAGAAGGCGGGTGTCGATTGGTCGCCTTCGGTCATCATGCCCGGCGCCGTGGCTCCGGTGTCCTCCGTCTATGTCGACGAGGACGGAGAACGCCAGATCGTCAATTTTCGGGGCGAGGGATTGGCCGTTACGGCTGCAATGTTGGGCGATCATCAGTTGGACGGCGTAGACGCAGTGCTTGTCGACCCGCGCTGGCCTGAAGGCGCGGAAAGGCTCGTGTCATTGGCACGCAAGCGCGGCATTCCTGCCGTGGTGGATGCCGAAAGTGATCTCGAGGCGCTGGATGGCGCCATGGCTGGAGCCACCCATATCGCGTTTTCCACGCAGGGGCTCAAGAGCTTCTCCGGTGAGGAGGATGTGGTTGCGGGTCTGCGCTACTGCGCCAGCCGCTACGCGGCTTGGGCCGGCGTTACCCATGGGGAAAAAGGCGTCATCTATCTCGACGAGGGGGCCGTTTCCCATGTGGCCGCTTTCGCTGTGCGGGCGGTGGACACACTTGGTGCTGGCGATGTCTGGCACGGCGCATTCACGTTGGGACTTGCTGAGGGCCGCTCTGTTTTCCAGGCCGTCCGCTTCGCCAATGCCGCAGCCGCTCTCAAATGCCGCAACGGCACCGGGCCGGACGCATTGCCGGGTCGTGAGGAGACGCTGGCAATGATGACCGGCGGTGGCGCACCAAACTGA